One part of the Hippoglossus hippoglossus isolate fHipHip1 chromosome 11, fHipHip1.pri, whole genome shotgun sequence genome encodes these proteins:
- the LOC117770910 gene encoding uncharacterized protein LOC117770910 isoform X6 → MEEQKPPPEKDAVEHILARKDKSSLRHRFIDHFKGKGLANSQLDVRDGSPQEMMESVTLQPDDASCSKQDESALITDEHSSDEEYLPNEDIQEPKEPTFARKNYCYVCGKGMTKLTRHFLRHADEETEIAGAFALPIYSKERKRLFEDLRNRGNYKHNQEVLRNNSGELKLKRRPSKANVSAKAFALCLHCKGLYKRRDLSRHVERCHSRKRSCPVNSTSTIPFTRDVQDFYRYLETTSASAIKTLKMYENPQVYNVLSKLTLAQLTVLNKGAPEVSKMSLKSFQERDDSTRVLSKHFIRINVVSKNRLKVAVLLTPELVSAITLLVDKRQNCGVHEDNPFLFAKPDRTDSSVYSGVHCIRSFSNLCEAKNPEHLRLVHLHKHIARVFQILNLENNELDHLAKLLGRDIRADRDYYRLPGAAVELAKIAKLLLAMEKGALEKFKGISLDEMEIEDELEPDVEMCKPKDSDTEEDSDESDVPPLQNENVKRPCRKRTPEKDALEHIKTRRDKPFLQEMLIDTIKGKGVFTHQSIEPSSFVVEYRGNISTRTETRGKERGDTLNNYLFDFSWNGTNWRVDASKSHGGFGRLVNDDHVSPNCEMKKIVFEEKPHLCLFAVKEIHRGEEITYDYGDSSYPWRSTTTSEELNSTQTHLKDAASSPEDEMVVDFEAFSSEESCGDDEYVPGPDEEPSSVEYDNEVKDDDEQKNNPDVVDSSEQQPTDDSPVQQEDDSNDHPPERDAINLSPANKNYCYVCGKPQSKISRHLLTHRHEEADIAQVFALRRNSKERKKQMDDLRKRGNYKHNQEVLKTCCGELKVSKRSKVSLTNSNLFAPCLYCKGMYSRKLMWRHVRKCSNKLFKGAIGPKTKVLTLVATTVSTEPREMTSYVRDVLKNLNNDEISSAVREDCYLLRLAQCLCFTNKTKKQSEYIRRKLREMGRVLLRLRKKSISCFEDAVKPENFSKVVEAVKELSGFREETQSCDRPTFAQKLGETLKKIGDISYAVALKEDADKETIHQAETFMRLCAEEWGPRSKSFIKNPSTILFTQDAQLLYQCIEKTAASAVQSLTMYESPPVYNALLRVTLAQAAILNANVFKKVPRVTLKSFQERDDAELHTDASVGRSQLEQILCKRFVTINVMSKAERKGHDKEIALMLTPELLSAITLLVSKRESCGVHALNSFLFARPVAIRTSFYQGQTCISLFVARCGAKNLETQRPALFRKHMVRTYQILSLTNDELDQLAKLLARDIQTDRDYYQKPEAAGDIAKISELLSEMENGSVERFEGKSFEDIEIPDELQPDLKECDSDNNDANEDCEDAESSVLSRDSSPQKRVSSSKKRGRRKRKKSESEESVQDEEEHDEGDAESDDQSEEVPAKCAEETPSRGNEEATNVSFSDEDMNVDFDMDEDTDDDVRNDNRDGDVGSDGSAAMPPRTQVKGRTEQDEDVSDNKKERSPHKNSTDTDPEETMDVDAEETDKVTGGEGADGREVDTSGSSAALNTEKKKRLLAQMNGMKKVKVLIPKLDINLQNPVHISQLPPAFKKWLEKDQPLQDDDNEPETSSSSTDAKNHPTTEEATYMTCSHCEKSMMKGQTAYQKKGFTHVFCSKSCLFEKFPVNKPDTKTCHSCHKAITQPLDLVMAVVDAQGTVKDFCALTCLCLFKSVHAPAQTPQSLCSMCNKSCAATCELSLTQAVHKFCNKSCLDGFCRDNMPACDNCSSHCRKQPLMLELEEDGTKTICSEECLTEFKEKTETPQPCSMCLTSQQMSDMVNYKSIEGTVKLFCNRGCMVSYQLKPAAQENKRKAWLKKKKKGQQTKQKPNTEGVSVDSGSTAEEPTLISAASCVSCRTCETRMMKGQTVYQLKSSSDVFCSASCFTQMNPHIKVVTKHCHNCFQVILQPLKVILAPVGDVGTMKELCGETCLASVNSRMSTAVLKTQPQVGYHKVNNLTAPQCDICASTCTDDQFLLKMEDSRVCSKECLVKFKEKVKTPQMCPMCQTSHQLSDMVEDKDQDGRLDFFCSNRCSVVYKAQFLTQSAKTSSSSEERNIKDVTPKDVKPKLDFIKQEPVDEGYNQNLPPGVATEHIKDEPNVTKDLKTDPVFFLTTDSPPSEDTSLCHVDLKLSCLSCKKTLMDGETVYQRKDHADIFCSTACILTFYQMKPVRKTCQFCLEEVRESQDVLQFPVEPEGTLKDFCSRACLSSFNYKKVVSTKIPIVPLASHSQCSMCGRYCISKHEIIKQGLVHKICSDPCFFRFCNMNNLSLCQNCHCRCNTLLTLKMKEGSKKLCTAACVAQVKKTIRTLQPCVMCQSSCPASDMVETITSENVVELFCTNSCVMAAKIQAASVSGAPLNCDNCGRNTLPACHLAMPDATIRNFCTLACAMTFKETQKDTSAPSHLSGASDPTTSDFLKPPENLLCPQCRRIIRTSPKVVQQKGKVTFVCSLACSQEFKRVTNITTTCEYCRTEGIARDAKRIDSKDCFFCSDGCKILFSHELERKWGKHCDSCAYCRSGSRTVLTANYAGKKEEFCSEVCMSKYNMLYCCYAKCDTCSHKGKLRESLSMLGEVKHFCDLRCVLHFCNKRLQVVNTDSSSPESAGAAASSPIITSVISLSSTTQHASSSPESSRQAESSPVITSVVSLASHLARRNKTSSSTTQHESVPEIQTKVVGHASVQTAPRELKNKSVLCSPLVHNKGVSCTTATVDAEAQTDNFVPQVIVLPLPVPAYVPLPMNMYSQYTPQPVGLPVPLPVPIFLPVALDRPDPATKERVEPPEADLHLRSETGTQQDDRSGRENGLRAEELTTEDERQETQDLNEHTSSFDDDLDKNDLGSFNLQEHSFTDVSLWSPGQPHTPAPPPIREEPASSAPAPPPSQQTLLSKVHNKNEGPKLPQLCKATKEETFQRDLSKLMSRKQHKQKSQCGIDAWKRWIQGRKSQTNLDPVSFKENVLLCSAAELSDGLCCFVNEVKQADGEPHPPDSLFYLCLSIQQFLFENDRMENIFSDVIYSQFTTEFTKILKRLKPSVTAAGYVQSCVEEEFLWECKQLGAYSPIVLLNTLLFFRQLSFTQLTCCTRTNLNHTRTTSLRFYPPISTTEALPDGVPAKKRKKDNVENFLEMMENTENPLHCPVRLYEFYLSKCSESVKQRSDWFFLWSRSLLCSQQPPLVLLFPTGWRHHGGHARSNPHSPRAAGQKVAELRPNGQQTTPRSHVFVKVVKNILSDRNCKEETSSSRLPVLTQFTSLQSLHIHVLFLVSFQSVECQHFQL, encoded by the exons ATGGAGGAGCAGAAACCCCCCCCAGAGAAAGATGCTGTGGAACACATACTTGCTCGTAAAGACAAATCCTCGCTGAGGCATCGATTCATAGACCACTTTAAAG ggAAAGGACT TGCCAACAGTCAGTTGGACGTCAGGGACGGTTCACCTCAAGAGATGATGGAGTCGGTTACGCTGCAACCAGACGATGCTTCATGCAGCAAGCAGGACGAGTCGGCTCTGATCACTGATGAACACAGCTCGGATGAAGAATACTTACCCAATGAGGATATACAGGAGCCCAAAGAGCCAACCTTCGCCAGGAAAAATTATTGTTATGTTTGTGGGAAAGGAATGACTAAACTCACTCGTCATTTTTTAAGACATGCTGATGAAGAAACTGAGATTGCTGGAGCCTTTGCATTGCCCATATATTCTAAGGAACGGAAAAGGTTATTTGAGGATTTAAGAAACAGAGGAAATTACAAACATAATCAAGAGGTGTTGAGGAACAACAGCGGAGAGTTAAAACTTAAAAGACGACCGTCAAAAGCGAATGTTAGTGCTAAAGCATTTGCACTCTGTCTGCATTGTAAAGGCTTGTACAAACGTAGGGATCTGTCTAGGCATGTAGAGAGATGCCATTCTAGGAAAAGGTCATGCCCT GTAAACAGCACGTCTACGATACCGTTCACACGTGATGTGCAGGATTTCTACAGGTACCTAGAAACGACATCAGCGTCTGCCATCAAAACCCTGAAGATGTATGAAAACCCACAGGTCTACAATGTACTCTCCAAACTGACGCTTGCACAGTTGACCGTCTTAAACAAAGGTGCACCTGAGGTTTCTAAAATGTCACTGAAGTCATTCCAGGAGCGGGACGACTCCACTCGAGTGTTGTCCAAGCACTTCATCAGGATAAATGTTGTGAGCAAGAATAGACTAAAAGTTGCTGTTTTGTTGACACCTGAGCTCGTCAGTGCAATCACACTGCTTGTGGACAAGAGACAGAACTGTGGCGTACACGAAGACAACCCTTTCCTGTTTGCAAAGCCCGACCGCACTGATTCAAGCGTCTACAGTGGAGTGCACTGCATCAGGAGTTTCTCAAATCTGTGTGAAGCAAAAAACCCAGAGCATCTCAGGTTGGTGCATCTCCACAAGCACATTGCAAGAGTGTTCCAGATTCTCAACCTGGAGAACAATGAGCTGGATCACCTGGCGAAGCTGCTGGGTCGTGACATTCGGGCTGACAGGGATTACTACCGTTTGCCAGGGGCGGCGGTGGAACTGGCAAAAATTGCGAAACTACTTCTGGCAATGGAAAAGGGTGCTCTTGAAAAATTCAAAGGAATCTCTCTGGATGAAATGGAGATTGAGG ATGAGTTGGAGCCGGATGTGGAGATGTGCAAACCAAAAGACAGTGATACTGAAGAGGACAGCGACGAATCAGATGTTCCACCTCTGCAGAACG AAAATGTGAAACGGCCATGCAGAAAGCGGACTCCTGAGAAAGATGCCCTGGAGCACATAAAGACCCGCAGAGACAAACCGTTCCTACAGGAAATGTTGATTGACACGATCAAAG GAAAAGGTGTTTTCACCCATCAGTCCATCGAACCATCCAGCTTTGTTGTTGAGTATCGGGGGAACATCTCCACTCGCACTGAGACCCGGGGAAAAGAACGTGGCGATACTTTGAACAATTACCTGTTTGACTTTTCGTGGAATGGAACAAACTGGCG TGTCGATGCGTCGAAAAGCCACGGAGGGTTTGGGAGACTCGTGAATGATGACCACGTTAGTCCCAACTGTGAGATGAAGAAGATAGTTTTTGAGGAGAAGCCGCACTTGTGCCTGTTTGCAGTGAAGGAAATACATCGAGGCGAGGAGATAACTTACGACTACGGGGACTCGTCGTACCCCTGGCGCTCGACG ACAACCAGTGAGGAATTgaattcaacacaaacacacttgaaaGATGCTGCATCTTCACCGGAGGATGAAATG GTGGTGGACTTTGAAGCCTTTAGTTCTGAAGAATCCTGTGGTGATGACGAGTATGTCCCTGGCCCTGATGAAGAGCCAAGCAGCGTTGAATACGACAATGAAGTCAAAGATGATGACGAGCAGAAGAACAATCCAGATGTCGTAGATTCTTCTGAACAGCAACCCACTGATGATTCCCCCGTCCAGCAGGAGGACGACTCCAATGACCATCCCCCTGAGAGAGATGCCATAAACCTTTCCCCCGCCAACAAAAACTATTGTTACGTTTGCGGGAAACCTCAGTCCAAAATTTCTCGTCATCTTTTGACCCATAGACACGAGGAGGCCGACATCGCTCAAGTGTTTGCACTACGTCGAAATTCCAAAGAACGAAAAAAGCAAATGGACGACCTACGAAAAAGAGGAAATTACAAACATAATCAGGAGGTGTTGAAGACTTGCTGTGGAGAACTGAAAGTGTCGAAAAGATCTAAAGTGTCCCTTACAAATAGTAACTTGTTTGCCCCCTGTCTGTACTGTAAAGGCATGTATAGTCGTAAGCTAATGTGGCGACATGTGCGAAAGTGCTCAAACAAGTTATTTAAGGGTGCAATAGGTCCCAAGACCAAAGTTTTAACTTTGGTTGCTACCACAGTGTCAACAGAGCCGAGAGAAATGACATCATATGTGAGGGACGTTTTAAAGAACCTGAATAACGATGAGATTTCATCTGCGGTGCGGGAGGATTGTTACTTGCTGCGTCTGGCACAGTGTttgtgcttcacaaataaaacgAAAAAACAATCAGAGTACATTAGACGGAAGCTGAGGGAAATGGGAAGGGTCCTGTTAAGGTTAAGGAAAAAGTCGATAAGTTGCTTTGAAGATGCTGTCAAGCCTGAAAACTTCAGCAAAGTGGTTGAAGCCGTCAAGGAGCTCAGTGGTTTCAGGGAAGAGACACAGTCTTGTGACAGACCAACTTTTGCGCAGAAGTTGGGAGAGACGCTCAAGAAGATTGGGGACATAAGTTACGCCGTAGCTTTGAAAGAGGATGCTGACAAAGAGACAATACACCAAGCAGAGACATTTATGAGGCTGTGTGCCGAAGAATGGGGCCCCCGATCAAAATCCTTTATAAAAAACCCATCGACCATACTGTTCACCCAGGACGCGCAGCTTTTATACCAGTGCATTGAGAAGACAGCAGCGTCTGCAGTCCAGAGCCTGACGATGTACGAAAGCCCCCCAGTCTACAATGCACTTCTCAGAGTGACACTTGCACAAGCGGCGATCTTGAATGCAAACGTGTTCAAAAAAGTGCCACGAGTAACCCTGAAGTCATTCCAGGAGAGGGACGACGCCGAGCTTCACACAGACGCGTCTGTTGGCCGGTCACAGCTCGAACAGATTCTCTGCAAGCGCTTTGTGACGATCAATGTGATGAGCAAAGCTGAAAGAAAGGGTCACGATAAAGAAATTGCTCTTATGTTGACGCCAGAACTACTGAGCGCAATAACACTGCTGGTGAGCAAGAGAGAATCATGTGGTGTACATGCACTGAATTCCTTCTTATTCGCTAGACCTGTCGCCATACGTACAAGCTTCTACCAGGGGCAAACGTGCATCAGCCTCTTTGTGGCCCGGTGCGGTGCAAAGAACCTTGAGACCCAAAGGCCCGCGCTGTTTCGGAAGCACATGGTAAGAACTTACCAGATCCTGAGCCTCACAAACGACGAGCTTGATCAGCTTGCCAAGTTGCTGGCCCGCGACATTCAGACCGACCGGGACTATTATCAGAAGCCAGAGGCGGCTGGAGACATCGCGAAAATATCAGAGCTCCTCTCAGAAATGGAGAACGGATCTGTTGAGAGATTTGAAGGAAAATCCTTTGAGGACATTGAGATTCCAG ATGAACTGCAGCCGGATTTGAAGGAGTGCGATTCTGACAACAATGACGCCAATGAGGACTGTGAAGATGCAGAAAGTTCAGTTCTGTCAAGAG ACTCATCACCTCAAAAAAGAGTTTCCTCCTCGAAGAAACGCGGCCGAcgcaagaggaagaagagtgaaaGTGAAGAGTCTGTGCAAGATGAAGAGGAACATGATGAGGGGGACGCAGAGAGTGATGACCAGTCGGAGGAGGTTCCCGCCAAGTGTGCCGAGGAGACACCGTCTCGTGGCAACGAAGAGGCAACAAACGTTTCTTTCAGTGATGAGGACATGAACGTGGACTTCGATATGGACGAAGACACCGATGACGACGTCAGAAATGACAACCGTGATGGAGACGTTGGATCAGATGGATCAGCAGCAATGCCTCCGAGGACACAAGTGAAAGGACGCACAGAGCAGGACGAGGACGTCAGTGATAATAAGAAAGAGCGCTCACCACATAAGAACTCCACTGACACAGACCCTGAAGAGACCATGGACGTcgatgcagaggaaacagacaaaGTGACGGGAGGGGAAGGAGCTGACGGCAGGGAAGTGGATACAAGTGGTTCCTCTGCCGCCTTAAACACAG aaaagaagaaaaggttATTAGCGCAAATGAATGGGATGAAGAAAGTGAAGGTGTTAATCCCAAAACTGGACATT AATTTGCAGAATCCAGTCCACATTTCCCAGTTACCACCTGCGTTTAAGAAGTGGCTGGAGAAAGATCAGCCGCTCCAGGACGACGACAACGAGCCCGAAACATCTTCCAGTTCCACAGATGCCAAAAATCATCCCACAACTGAAGAG GCCACATACATGACGTGCTCCCACTGTGAGAAGAGCATGATGAAGGGACAAACCGCTTACCAGAAGAAGGGATTCACACACGTCTTCTGTTCTAAAAGTTGCCTCTTCGAGAAGTTCCCCGTCAACAAGCCAGACACCAAGACCTGTCACTCCTGTCACAA GGCGATAACGCAGCCTCTGGACCTCGTCATGGCCGTAGTCGACGCTCAAGGGACTGTGAAGGACTTCTGCGCTCTGACCTGCCTGTGCCTTTTCAAGTCCGTACATGCGCCTGCCCAAACACCACAGTCCCTCTGCAGCATGTGCAACAAGTCCTGCGCT GCCACGTGTGAGTTGTCTTTAACGCAGGCTGTCCACAAGTTTTGCAACAAATCCTGTTTGGACGGTTTCTGCCGGGACAACATGCCGGCCTGTGATAACTGCAGCTCCCACTGCCGGAAGCAGCCGCTgatgctggagctggaggaagacGGCACGAAGACCATCTGCAGTGAGGAATGTCTGACGGAATTTAAAGAG AAAACCGAAACCCCCCAACCGTGCTCCATGTGCCTCACGTCTCAGCAGATGTCAGACATGGTCAACTACAAAAGCATCGAGGGCACAGTGAAGCTCTTCTGCAATCGCGGCTGTATGGTTTCATACCAACTGAAGCCTGCAGCTCAAG AAAATAAACGCAAAGCttggttgaaaaaaaagaaaaaaggccaACAGACCAAACAAAAACCGAATACT GAAGGTGTGAGCGTTGATTCAGGCTCCACTGCTGAGGAACCAACACTCATCAGCGCAGCCTCGTGTGTCTCCTGTCGCACCTGTGAGACGAGGATGATGAAGGGCCAAACAGTTTATCAGCTGAAGAGCTCGTCGGACGTGTTCTGTTCGGCCTCCTGCTTCACTCAAATGAATCCACACATCAAAGTCGTCACCAAACACTGCCACAACTGCTTTCA GGTGATACTGCAGCCTCTCAAAGTCATCCTGGCTCCAGTGGGTGATGTAGGAACAATGAAGGAGCTGTGCGGCGAGACCTGCCTCGCGTCTGTCAACTCCAGGATGAGCACGGCCGTCCTGAAGACCCAACCGCAAGTCGGCTACCACAAAGTCAACAACCTGACTGCGCCTCAATGTGACATCTGCGCCTCCACCTGCACCGACGACCAGTTCCTGCTGAAGATGGAGGACAGCAGAGTCTGCAGCAAAGAATGTCTGGTCAAGTTCAAAGAG AAAGTCAAGACGCCTCAGATGTGCCCCATGTGTCAGACTTCTCATCAGCTGTCGGACATGGTTGAGGACAAAGACCAGGACGGCAGGTTGGACTTCTTCTGCAGCAACAGATGTTCGGTGGTGTACAAGGCGCAGTTTCTCACCCAGTCAG CGAAGACCAGCTCATCATCTGAGGAGCGCAATATTAAGGATGTGACGCCAAAAGACGTGAAACCAAAGTTGGACTTT ATAAAACAGGAGCCGGTCGACGAGGGGTACAACCAGAATCTGCCTCCCGGCGTCGCCACAGAACACATCAAGGATGAGCCAAACGTGACAAAG GACTTGAAGACCGATCCTGTTTTCTTCCTGACGACAGACTCGCCTCCATCAGAAGACACCTCTCTCTGCCACGTGGATTTGAAACTGTCTTGCCTCAGCTGCAAGAAGACGCTGATGGACGGAGAGACCGTTTACCAAAGGAAGGACCATGCGGACATCTTCTGCTCCACCGCCTGCATCTTAACGTTTTACCAAATGAAACCAGTGAGGAAGACCTGCCAGTTCTGCCTCGA GGAGGTAAGGGAGTCGCAGGACGTCCTCCAGTTCCCGGTGGAGCCTGAGGGGACATTAAAGGACTTCTGCAGCCGGGCCTGTCTGTCCTCCTTCAACTACAAGAAAGTCGTGTCCACCAAAATACCCATCGTGCCTCTCGCATCACATTCCCAATGCAGCATGTGCGGCAGATACTGCATT agcAAACATGAGATCATAAAGCAGGGCCTGGTTCACAAGATCTGCAGCGACCCGTGTTTTTTCCGTTTCTGCAACATGAACAATCTGTCCCTCTGTCAGAACTGTCACTGCCGCTGCAACACACTGCTCACCCTCAAGATGAAGGAGGGCAGCAAAAAACTTTGCACTGCGGCGTGTGTGGCCCAAGTAAAAAAG ACAATCCGAACATTGCAGCCGTGTGTCATGTGCCAGTCTTCCTGTCCGGCATCAGACATGGTGGAAACCATAACCAGTGAAAACGTGGTGGAGCTCTTCTGCACCAACAGCTGTGTGATGGCAGCAAAGATCCAGGCTGCCAGTGTGTCAG GCGCTCCACTGAACTGTGATAACTGTGGGAGGAACACACTACCCGCCTGCCACCTCGCCATGCCAGACGCCACCATCAGAAACTTCTGCACTCTCGCCTGTGCCATGACCTTCAAG GAGACGCAGAAAGACACAAGtgctccctctcacctctcaggAGCCTCGGATCCAACCACCAGTGACTTCCTCAAACCACCAGAGAACCTGCTGTGTCCCCAGTGTCGACGCATCATAAGGACTTCACCCAAAGTTGTCCAGCAAAAG gGCAAAGTGACTTTCGTGTGCAGCCTGGCCTGTTCTCAAGAGTTCAAGAGGGTCACGAACATCACGACAACGTGTGAATACTGTAGAACTGAAGGTATCGCCAGAGACGCGAAGAGAATCGACAGCAAAGACTGCTTCTTCTGCAGTGATG gctGCAAGATTCTCTTTAGTCatgagctggagaggaagtgggGGAAACACTGTGACTCGTGTGCTTACTGCCGCTCCGGCTCCAGGACAGTGTTGACGGCAAATTacgcaggaaaaaaagaggaattcTGCTCTGAGGTCTGCATGTCAAAATACAACATGCTCTACTGCTGC TATGCCAAGTGCGACACCTGCAGTCATAAAGGGAAACTGCGAGAGAGCCTTTCCATGCTGGGGGAGGTCAAACACTTCTGTGACCTCAGATGTGTCCTTCACTTCTGCAACAAAAGGCTCCAGGTGGTCAACACAG attcctcctctcctgaGTCTGCAGGTGCAGCAGCGTCCTCGCCCATCATCACCAGCGTTATCTCCC TATCCAGCACTACACAACATG cTTCTTCCTCCCCTGAATCTTCACGTCAGGCAGAATCCTCCCCGGTCATCACCAGTGTTGTCTCACTTGCGAGTCATCTGGCTCGGCGGAACAAAACCTCCTCCAGCACTACACAACATG AATCTGTCCCTGAAATTCAAACGAAGGTCGTCGGACAT GCCAGTGTTCAAACCGCTCCCAGGGAACTGAAGAACAAGTCTGTGCTCTGCTCCCCGTTGGTCCACAACAAAGGAGTCTCTTGTACGACAGCGACTGTGGACGCAGAAGCACAAACAG ACAACTTCGTACCTCAGGTCATAGTGCTGCCTCTCCCAGTGCCGGCCTACGTTCCACTACCAATGAACATGTACAGCCAGTACACACCACAGCCTGTGGGTCTACCGGTACCG CTGCCAGTGCCCATCTTCCTCCCTGTGGCGCTGGACCGTCCTGATCCAGCGACGAAAGAGAGAGTCGAGCCTCCTGAGGCAGATCTCCACCTCAGGTCTGAGACGGGGACCCAGCAGGACGACCGGAGCGGGAGAGAGAACGGGCTGAGGGCTGAAGAGCTGACCACTGAAGACGAAAGACAAGAAACTCAGGACCTAAACG AACACACCAGTAGCTTCGACGATGATTTGGATAAAAACGATCTGGGTAGTTTCAACCTCCAGGAGCACTCGTTCACTGACGTCAGCCTTTGGTCGCCCGGTCAACCACacactccagctcctcctcccatcAGAGAGGAGCCCGCGAGCTCTGCACCTGCTCCTCCACCGTCACAGCAAACGCTCCTGAGCAAAGTCCACAACAAGAACGAG GGTCCTAAGTTGCCCCAGTTGTGTAAGGCCACCAAAGAGGAGACGTTTCAAAGAGACTTGTCTAAACTCATGTCGAGgaaacagcacaaacagaagAGTCAGTGTGGGATCGATGCCTGGAAGAGATGGATTCAGGGGAGGAAGTCACAAACCAACCTGGACCCTGTTTCTT TCAAGGAGAACGTTCTTCTCTGTTCTGCGGCTGAACTGAGCGACGGCCTCTGTTGCTTCGTCAATGAGGTGAAACAAGCGGATGGAGAGCCGCACCCCCCCGACAGTCTGTTCTACCTCTGCCTCAGCATTCAACAG TTTCTGTTTGAGAACGATCGCATGGAGAACATATTCAGTGACGTGATCTACAGCCAGTTCACCACCGAGTTCACCAAGATCCTCAAACGTCTCAAACCCTCGGTCACAGCCGCTG GTTACGTCCAGTCCTGCGTGGAGGAGGAGTTTCTTTGGGAATGTAAACAGTTGGGGGCGTACTCCCCCATCGTCCTCCTCAACACCctgctcttctt CCGCCAGCTGTCCTTCACCCAGCTTACCTGCTGCACCAGAACCAACCTGAACCACACCCGGACCACTTCCCTGCGCTTCTACCCACCCATATCCACGACTGAAGCTCTGCCAG ACGGAGTTCCCGCTAAAAAACGTAAGAAAGATAATGTGGAGAATTTCCTGGAGATGATGGAGAACACGGAGAACCCGCTCCACTGCCCGGTCAGACTCTATGAGTTCTACCTCTCCAAGTG